The proteins below are encoded in one region of Paenarthrobacter ilicis:
- a CDS encoding M1 family metallopeptidase, producing MTLPTSPPVTFADPYTLNHGSTSYRVDRYELELDVRLGSNKLIGKAVLRCTALEAMTQVVLDLVGLRATKVQLDGKKVQKFSHRAEHLVLSPGSALRAGQEFVVEIRYDGNPGPRRGLWGDVGWEELTDGVLVAGQPNGAASWFPCNDHPRFKSSYLISVTTDDDYRPVCNGKLLSHSRKSSRETWVYEQTEPMATYLATVQIGRYSRVALNTEGAHHRVPQYVAVTPGMAIEALEGLERQPDMMRTFEDCFGPYPFGDYTSVVTEDDLEIPLEAQTVSIFGRNHMRASWEAQRLIAHELSHQWFGNSLTVSTWKDIWLHEGFACYAEWLWSEESRTMTVQARATAAWKRLDAGPQDLLVGDPGPELMFDDRVYKRGALAVHAVRLAAGDEAFFAFLHHWTATNRFGSVSTHAFIKAMDSFIAGFDAGAILRPWLYEATLPPLPAAR from the coding sequence ATGACCCTCCCCACCTCCCCTCCCGTGACCTTTGCAGACCCCTACACCCTGAATCATGGAAGTACCAGCTACCGCGTTGACCGGTACGAGCTTGAGCTGGATGTCAGATTGGGCAGCAACAAGCTGATCGGCAAAGCAGTCCTGCGGTGCACGGCCCTGGAAGCCATGACGCAGGTGGTGTTGGACCTGGTGGGACTGCGGGCAACCAAAGTGCAGCTGGACGGAAAGAAGGTCCAGAAGTTCAGCCACCGTGCTGAACACCTGGTCCTCAGCCCTGGTTCTGCCCTCCGGGCCGGCCAGGAGTTCGTGGTGGAGATCCGTTACGACGGCAACCCGGGCCCGCGCCGCGGCCTGTGGGGTGACGTGGGGTGGGAAGAGCTCACGGACGGCGTACTCGTTGCAGGCCAACCCAACGGCGCTGCGTCCTGGTTCCCCTGCAACGACCATCCGCGGTTCAAGTCGAGCTACCTGATCTCGGTCACGACGGATGACGACTACCGCCCGGTGTGCAACGGGAAGCTGCTCTCCCATTCACGCAAATCCAGCCGTGAAACCTGGGTGTATGAGCAGACCGAGCCGATGGCCACTTACTTGGCCACGGTTCAGATCGGCCGGTACTCGCGGGTTGCTTTGAACACAGAAGGAGCCCATCACCGGGTCCCGCAGTATGTTGCCGTTACTCCGGGCATGGCGATCGAGGCCCTGGAGGGCCTGGAACGCCAGCCGGATATGATGCGCACTTTTGAGGACTGCTTTGGACCGTACCCCTTTGGCGACTACACCTCCGTGGTCACTGAGGACGACCTGGAAATTCCGCTGGAGGCCCAGACGGTCTCAATCTTCGGCCGCAACCACATGCGCGCGTCCTGGGAAGCCCAGCGCCTGATCGCCCACGAGCTGTCCCACCAGTGGTTTGGCAATTCGCTGACGGTCAGCACCTGGAAGGACATCTGGCTGCACGAGGGATTCGCTTGCTACGCGGAGTGGCTGTGGTCCGAGGAATCCAGGACCATGACAGTGCAGGCCCGCGCCACTGCGGCTTGGAAGAGGCTCGACGCCGGACCGCAGGATCTTCTGGTAGGCGATCCCGGCCCCGAGCTGATGTTCGATGACCGTGTCTACAAGCGTGGAGCCCTTGCCGTCCATGCCGTGCGCCTCGCCGCCGGAGACGAAGCGTTCTTCGCCTTCCTGCACCATTGGACTGCCACCAACCGATTCGGTTCGGTGTCCACGCACGCCTTCATCAAGGCCATGGATTCGTTCATTGCGGGCTTTGACGCCGGCGCGATCCTGCGTCCGTGGCTCTACGAGGCAACTTTGCCGCCCTTGCCTGCAGCCCGCTAG
- a CDS encoding Pls/PosA family non-ribosomal peptide synthetase, translated as MSTEHPVGAGPTPALTTYRPQLPGGDAAPAERTLLDILMDTAESYPEASALDDGQKSLSYTELLTAVRSFALRLNESGLGHGDKIGVRIPSGTNHLYVAILGILAAGAAYVPVDADDPEERARLVFGEAKVAAVIGAGLAIQTTGSLRPSVSPESPGLEDDSWIIFTSGSTGTPKGVAVKHRSSAAFVDAEARIFLQAEPIGPQDRVLAGLSVAFDASCEEMWLAWRHGACLVPAPRALVRTGMDLGPWLINHGITVVSTVPTLAALWPAEALENVRLLIFGGEACPPELAERLAVDGREVWNTYGPTEATVVACAAPLGGPGPVRIGLPLDGWDLAVVDSDGVPVAEGGIGELIIGGVGLARYLDPAKDAEKYAPMATLGWDRAYRSGDLVRFEAEGLVFMGRADEQVKLGGRRIELGEIDAALQSLPGVAGAAAAVQTTAAGNQILVGYLAPADSAGLDGTGLDLEEARRRLGESLPAALIPLLTTVESLPTKTSGKVDRHALPWPLAGGSAKETDGAPLNVADDARWIVDQWEAVLGSPVSSLDADFFAYGGGSLAAAQLVSALRVRYPTITVADIYATPRIGALIEAARLSLPEGVLPGPAAERTVRPTALKSRVFQVLMGVPLHILVGMRWLTYLMAANNLLAALAGFSAAPVISWWWVAASWLIFVSPLGRMAISVLAARMLLGRITPGTYPRSGKTHLRLWLAEQIQDLSGAIGLASAPFVPYYARALGARIGRDVHLHSLPPVTGLLSLGSGANIEPEVDLSGWWVDGDSVHIGAIHVGAGAIVGARSTLMPGATIGAGAHVEAGSAVLGKVKSGHMVAGSPAERRGKAKHDWPESVPQRTMVDRLWLWAFASASGLLGLIPFASAAVAALVVLAFIRGHDSLGSAAPQIAMAVPLAALVWFFGNLVLILVVARLLGLGLKEGYYRVRSRVGWQVWATERLLDMARDLLFPVYASLFTPVWLRLLGAKVGKNVEASTVLLVPKMTTIGDGAFLADDTMVASYELGGGWMKIAPAKIGKRSFLGNSGMTAAGRNVPKNSLVAVLSATPAKAKSGTSWLGSPPVRLRRTAVDADQSRTFRPPLKLKVARALWELCRLVPVVLTVSIAVGVMLVLDAVAHGWGYWAAALLGGVVMLGAGAVAALSSVIAKWVLVGTIKAGEHPLWSSFIWRNEVVDTFIEMVSAPWFARSAAGTPALVWWLRGLGAKIGRGTWCESYWLPEADLVTLGENSTVNRGCVVQTHLFHDRVMSLDTVTLGNGATMGPHGVILPAATIADGGTVGPASLVMRGETVPAGTYWMGNPVSPWAGPSAQAPRLK; from the coding sequence GTGAGCACAGAACATCCCGTGGGGGCCGGGCCGACGCCTGCCCTGACCACATACCGCCCCCAGCTGCCCGGCGGCGACGCAGCACCCGCAGAGCGAACGCTCTTGGACATCCTGATGGACACGGCGGAGTCCTACCCGGAGGCTTCGGCCCTGGACGATGGCCAGAAATCCCTGAGTTACACCGAACTGCTCACAGCTGTGCGCTCGTTTGCGCTCCGGCTCAATGAGTCCGGCCTGGGCCATGGGGACAAAATCGGAGTCCGGATACCGTCAGGGACAAACCACCTCTATGTTGCGATCCTCGGTATCCTTGCCGCGGGTGCCGCCTACGTTCCGGTGGATGCCGACGACCCCGAGGAGCGGGCGCGGCTGGTCTTCGGTGAAGCCAAGGTGGCAGCGGTCATCGGCGCCGGCCTGGCCATCCAGACCACTGGCTCCCTCCGGCCGTCCGTTTCCCCTGAATCCCCCGGCCTGGAGGACGATTCCTGGATCATCTTCACTTCCGGCTCCACGGGAACACCCAAGGGTGTAGCCGTCAAACACCGGTCCTCCGCTGCCTTCGTTGACGCCGAAGCCCGGATCTTCCTCCAAGCCGAACCGATCGGCCCACAGGACCGCGTGCTGGCGGGCCTCTCGGTGGCTTTTGATGCCTCCTGCGAGGAGATGTGGCTCGCTTGGCGGCACGGTGCCTGCCTGGTTCCCGCACCGCGGGCGCTGGTCCGGACCGGGATGGACCTGGGTCCCTGGCTCATCAACCACGGCATCACCGTGGTTTCCACCGTTCCCACCCTTGCAGCGCTGTGGCCTGCAGAGGCCCTTGAGAACGTCCGCCTCCTGATCTTCGGCGGTGAAGCCTGCCCACCCGAACTGGCTGAGCGCCTGGCCGTTGACGGACGCGAAGTGTGGAACACCTACGGTCCCACCGAAGCAACGGTGGTGGCCTGCGCTGCCCCATTGGGCGGCCCGGGTCCCGTCAGGATCGGCCTGCCCCTGGACGGGTGGGACCTGGCGGTGGTTGATTCCGACGGCGTGCCGGTGGCCGAAGGCGGGATTGGCGAATTGATCATTGGCGGAGTTGGCCTGGCCCGCTACCTGGACCCGGCCAAGGACGCAGAGAAATACGCCCCCATGGCCACGCTCGGCTGGGACCGCGCCTACCGCTCCGGTGATCTTGTCCGCTTCGAAGCTGAAGGCCTTGTGTTCATGGGCCGTGCCGATGAACAAGTGAAACTGGGTGGCCGCCGCATAGAACTGGGCGAAATTGATGCGGCCCTGCAGTCCCTCCCCGGCGTGGCCGGCGCAGCAGCGGCCGTTCAGACAACCGCTGCCGGCAACCAGATCCTGGTGGGATACCTGGCCCCGGCCGACAGCGCAGGACTGGACGGCACCGGACTGGATTTGGAGGAAGCGCGCCGCCGACTCGGCGAGAGCCTGCCGGCTGCGCTCATTCCCCTGCTCACGACGGTTGAGTCGCTGCCCACCAAAACCAGCGGCAAGGTGGACCGGCACGCCCTCCCCTGGCCGTTGGCCGGGGGCTCGGCCAAAGAGACAGACGGCGCGCCGCTGAACGTGGCAGATGACGCCCGCTGGATTGTTGACCAGTGGGAAGCAGTCCTGGGCAGCCCGGTCAGCTCCCTGGATGCCGACTTCTTCGCTTATGGGGGTGGCTCCCTGGCAGCAGCCCAACTCGTGTCGGCGCTGCGGGTCCGCTACCCCACCATCACCGTTGCCGACATTTATGCGACGCCACGGATTGGTGCGCTGATCGAGGCAGCACGACTGTCACTTCCCGAGGGGGTGCTCCCGGGTCCGGCCGCAGAACGTACCGTGCGGCCCACCGCATTGAAGTCCCGGGTTTTCCAAGTCCTCATGGGCGTGCCGTTGCACATCCTGGTGGGGATGCGGTGGCTGACCTATCTCATGGCAGCGAACAATCTGCTGGCAGCCCTTGCCGGGTTTAGCGCTGCACCCGTGATCTCCTGGTGGTGGGTGGCCGCGTCCTGGTTGATCTTTGTCAGCCCACTGGGCCGGATGGCGATTTCGGTTCTTGCCGCGCGGATGCTTCTTGGCCGGATCACGCCTGGAACCTACCCCCGCTCCGGCAAGACCCACCTGCGGCTGTGGCTCGCCGAACAGATCCAGGACCTCTCGGGCGCAATTGGCCTCGCCAGCGCCCCGTTCGTTCCGTACTACGCCAGGGCGTTGGGTGCCCGGATCGGGCGGGACGTGCATTTGCATTCCCTGCCGCCTGTCACAGGTTTGCTCTCCTTGGGCAGCGGAGCGAACATCGAGCCCGAGGTTGACCTTTCCGGCTGGTGGGTGGACGGCGACTCGGTGCACATTGGCGCTATCCACGTGGGCGCCGGGGCGATTGTGGGCGCCCGAAGCACGCTGATGCCGGGTGCGACCATCGGCGCAGGAGCGCACGTCGAAGCAGGGTCCGCCGTCCTCGGAAAGGTCAAGTCCGGCCACATGGTGGCAGGTTCTCCTGCGGAACGGCGCGGCAAAGCCAAGCACGACTGGCCAGAATCAGTGCCCCAACGCACCATGGTGGACAGGCTGTGGTTGTGGGCCTTCGCCAGCGCCTCCGGCCTGCTGGGTCTGATCCCCTTTGCCTCGGCGGCGGTGGCAGCCTTGGTGGTCCTGGCATTCATCCGGGGACACGACTCGCTGGGGTCCGCTGCTCCACAGATTGCCATGGCGGTTCCGCTGGCTGCCTTGGTGTGGTTCTTTGGGAACCTGGTGCTCATCCTTGTAGTCGCAAGGCTTCTTGGGCTGGGCCTGAAAGAGGGCTATTACAGGGTGCGCAGCAGGGTTGGTTGGCAGGTCTGGGCCACCGAACGGCTGCTGGACATGGCAAGGGATCTGCTCTTCCCGGTCTATGCGAGTCTGTTCACTCCCGTGTGGCTCCGGTTGCTGGGCGCGAAGGTAGGCAAGAACGTGGAAGCATCAACCGTTCTCCTGGTCCCCAAGATGACCACCATTGGCGATGGCGCCTTCCTGGCCGACGACACCATGGTGGCCTCCTATGAGCTGGGCGGTGGGTGGATGAAGATCGCACCGGCCAAGATCGGCAAAAGGTCTTTTTTGGGCAACTCCGGTATGACCGCTGCCGGTCGCAATGTACCCAAGAATTCTTTGGTGGCCGTGCTTTCCGCCACGCCGGCCAAAGCAAAGTCGGGCACCTCCTGGCTGGGCAGCCCGCCGGTCAGGTTGCGCCGCACCGCCGTCGACGCCGACCAAAGCCGCACGTTCCGGCCGCCGCTTAAGCTCAAGGTGGCCCGCGCCCTGTGGGAATTATGCCGCCTTGTACCGGTGGTCCTTACGGTGTCCATCGCCGTAGGCGTGATGCTGGTCCTGGATGCGGTGGCCCATGGATGGGGTTACTGGGCGGCGGCACTCCTGGGTGGAGTGGTGATGCTGGGTGCCGGAGCCGTAGCAGCGCTGAGCTCAGTGATCGCCAAATGGGTTTTGGTAGGAACCATCAAAGCCGGAGAGCACCCCCTGTGGAGCTCGTTCATTTGGCGCAACGAGGTAGTGGATACCTTCATTGAGATGGTCAGCGCCCCGTGGTTTGCCCGATCAGCTGCCGGTACGCCGGCGTTGGTGTGGTGGCTCCGCGGACTGGGAGCCAAGATCGGTCGCGGTACCTGGTGCGAAAGCTACTGGCTCCCTGAGGCCGACCTGGTGACGTTGGGCGAAAATTCAACAGTCAACAGGGGATGCGTGGTCCAAACCCACCTGTTCCACGATCGCGTCATGAGCCTGGACACCGTGACGCTCGGAAACGGTGCCACCATGGGCCCGCACGGCGTCATCCTGCCCGCCGCAACCATCGCCGACGGCGGAACAGTTGGACCGGCTTCGTTGGTAATGCGCGGCGAAACCGTACCCGCCGGTACCTACTGGATGGGAAACCCGGTCAGCCCCTGGGCGGGACCGTCAGCACAGGCGCCCCGTCTGAAGTAG
- a CDS encoding quinone oxidoreductase family protein: MTNAIVARQPGGPEVLEYSSVEPPQPGPGQLLIKVAAAGVNFIETYQRSGIYAVDYPFTPGAEAAGTIEAIGEGVEEFSVGDRVATAEGVRTYAEYAVVDSAKALPVPAGVDDKTAAALPLQGITAHYLMNSSFRVEPGHTVLLHAGAGGVGLLLTQLLKARGARVITTVSSDEKAALSTQAGADEVLRYEGFADKVRELTDGDGVNVVYDGVGKDTFDDSLRSLRIRGSLVLFGAASGPVPPFDPQRLNAAGSLSLTRPTMAHFVQNSHERRWRSAEIFDAAAKGTLSVRVGATYPLAEAAQAHRDLEGRRTTGKVLLVP, from the coding sequence ATGACCAACGCAATAGTTGCCCGGCAGCCAGGCGGACCCGAGGTCCTGGAGTACTCATCGGTGGAGCCGCCGCAGCCTGGGCCCGGCCAATTGCTCATCAAGGTTGCCGCCGCGGGCGTCAACTTCATCGAGACCTACCAGCGAAGCGGCATCTATGCCGTCGATTACCCCTTCACCCCCGGCGCCGAAGCGGCGGGAACCATCGAAGCCATCGGTGAAGGCGTTGAAGAATTTTCCGTAGGGGATCGCGTTGCCACGGCCGAAGGCGTCCGGACCTACGCGGAGTACGCCGTGGTGGACTCCGCCAAGGCACTTCCCGTACCCGCCGGCGTCGACGACAAAACCGCCGCTGCACTTCCGCTGCAAGGCATCACTGCGCACTACCTGATGAATTCATCGTTCCGCGTGGAGCCCGGGCACACTGTGTTGCTGCACGCCGGAGCCGGCGGTGTGGGTCTGTTGCTGACGCAACTGCTCAAGGCCCGGGGTGCCCGTGTGATCACCACGGTGTCCTCGGACGAAAAGGCGGCCCTGTCCACCCAGGCCGGCGCCGATGAGGTGCTCCGCTATGAGGGCTTCGCGGACAAGGTACGTGAACTGACGGACGGCGACGGCGTCAACGTGGTGTACGACGGCGTTGGCAAGGACACGTTCGACGATTCCCTCAGAAGCCTGCGGATCAGGGGATCACTGGTTCTCTTCGGAGCCGCTTCAGGTCCCGTGCCGCCGTTTGATCCACAGCGACTGAACGCGGCCGGATCGCTGTCCCTGACCAGGCCCACCATGGCCCACTTCGTTCAGAACTCCCACGAGCGCAGGTGGCGGTCAGCTGAGATCTTTGATGCTGCCGCCAAGGGAACCCTCTCGGTCCGGGTCGGAGCAACGTATCCGCTTGCGGAAGCGGCACAGGCACACCGTGACCTGGAAGGACGCCGCACCACCGGCAAAGTCCTTCTGGTTCCCTAG
- a CDS encoding fatty acid desaturase family protein, with protein MSPTPTAERATVRAIRPNPVVQSYSELLKCVKAAGLLERRSGFYIWVFVALALLMAGTWLGFALIGQSWYQLLIAAAVGILCTQLSFLAHEAGHKQIFASRRCNDWSARLLATGVAGISYSWWEQKHGAHHNNPNVISKDPDIKNNALVFYEEAAAERKGRLAFLTRKQGWFFFPLLTLLGLSLQFDSLRFVFGKQKVHHRWVETPILLVRLAALPVLAFTFLPLGMAFAFLGVQIVVYGFYMGASFAPNHKGMPVLPKDSRVDFLNRQIRTSRNISGGIFMDFLLGGLNRQVEHHLFPDMARPHLHKATKIVRGFCAKHSIPYTETTLMQSYGIVVSYLNEVGLAAGRGFECPVASTHGRR; from the coding sequence ATGTCACCCACGCCCACCGCTGAACGCGCCACAGTCCGCGCCATCAGACCGAATCCCGTTGTCCAAAGCTATTCCGAGCTCCTCAAGTGCGTAAAAGCTGCTGGACTCCTTGAACGCCGGAGCGGCTTCTATATCTGGGTCTTCGTGGCCTTGGCGCTCCTCATGGCAGGCACATGGCTCGGCTTCGCCTTGATTGGACAATCCTGGTACCAACTCCTGATCGCCGCAGCCGTGGGCATTCTCTGTACACAGCTGAGCTTCCTGGCCCACGAGGCCGGGCACAAGCAGATCTTCGCCTCGCGCCGCTGCAACGATTGGTCAGCCAGGCTCCTGGCCACCGGCGTCGCCGGCATCAGCTACTCCTGGTGGGAACAGAAACACGGCGCCCACCACAACAACCCCAACGTCATCTCCAAGGACCCGGACATCAAGAACAATGCCCTGGTGTTCTACGAAGAGGCGGCTGCAGAGCGCAAGGGCCGCCTGGCGTTCCTGACCAGGAAACAGGGCTGGTTTTTCTTCCCGCTGCTGACGCTCCTGGGCCTGAGCCTGCAGTTTGATTCGCTTCGCTTTGTTTTCGGCAAGCAGAAGGTGCATCACCGGTGGGTCGAGACGCCCATTCTCTTGGTACGGCTTGCTGCCCTTCCAGTACTCGCCTTCACTTTCCTTCCCCTCGGCATGGCATTCGCCTTCCTTGGGGTGCAGATTGTGGTCTACGGGTTCTACATGGGCGCCTCCTTTGCACCCAACCACAAGGGCATGCCCGTCCTCCCCAAGGACAGCCGCGTGGACTTCCTCAACCGGCAGATCCGCACCTCGCGCAACATCTCCGGGGGTATCTTCATGGACTTCCTCCTGGGTGGACTCAACCGCCAGGTTGAGCACCACTTGTTCCCGGATATGGCCCGGCCCCACTTGCATAAGGCCACCAAGATCGTGCGCGGATTCTGCGCCAAGCACTCGATTCCGTACACGGAAACAACACTGATGCAGTCCTACGGGATCGTGGTCAGCTACCTCAACGAGGTGGGCTTGGCAGCAGGCCGCGGCTTCGAATGCCCTGTCGCGTCGACTCACGGACGCCGCTGA
- the argC gene encoding N-acetyl-gamma-glutamyl-phosphate reductase, producing MTISVAVSGASGYAGGEVLRLLANHPNVTIGAITAHSNAGSRLGELQPHLHGLASRILEDTTVDNLSGHDVVFLALPHGASAEIAAQLPEGTVVIDAGADHRLQDPAAWEKFYGSAHAGTWPYGLPELPGQREILKGATRIAVPGCYPTSALLALTPGFANKLLHADDVVIVSASGTSGAGKAAKVNLIGSEVMGSMSPYGVGGGHRHTPEIEQGLSNAAGEPVTVSFTPTLAPMSRGILTTATAKVKAGVTEADLRQAWADAYDDEPFVHLLPEGQWPTTKSVQGSNHAVMQLAFDQHTGRVVITSVIDNLTKGTAGGAVQSMNIALGLDETAGLNLQGVAP from the coding sequence ATGACTATTTCTGTTGCCGTATCCGGAGCCAGTGGCTACGCCGGGGGAGAAGTGCTGCGGCTGCTCGCAAACCACCCGAACGTCACCATCGGCGCGATCACCGCGCACAGCAACGCCGGTTCCAGGCTAGGGGAGTTGCAGCCGCATCTCCATGGTTTGGCAAGCAGGATTCTTGAGGACACCACGGTGGACAACCTGTCAGGCCACGATGTCGTGTTCCTGGCCCTCCCGCACGGTGCCTCGGCGGAGATTGCAGCCCAGCTCCCCGAGGGCACAGTGGTCATCGACGCCGGCGCGGACCACCGCCTGCAGGATCCCGCCGCATGGGAGAAGTTCTACGGCTCGGCCCACGCCGGTACGTGGCCCTACGGGCTCCCGGAACTGCCCGGCCAGCGCGAAATCCTCAAGGGTGCCACCCGCATCGCCGTACCCGGGTGCTACCCGACGTCGGCCCTGCTGGCCTTGACGCCCGGGTTCGCCAACAAGCTCCTCCACGCTGACGACGTCGTGATTGTTTCTGCCTCCGGAACCTCCGGCGCGGGCAAAGCCGCGAAGGTCAACCTGATCGGCTCCGAGGTCATGGGCTCCATGAGCCCCTATGGTGTGGGCGGTGGACACCGGCATACCCCGGAAATCGAGCAAGGTCTCTCCAACGCCGCCGGAGAGCCCGTGACGGTGTCCTTCACACCCACGCTGGCGCCGATGAGCCGGGGAATCCTCACCACGGCAACTGCCAAGGTCAAAGCAGGCGTCACGGAAGCAGACCTCCGGCAGGCCTGGGCCGACGCGTACGACGACGAGCCGTTCGTGCACCTCCTCCCCGAGGGGCAGTGGCCCACCACCAAGTCGGTGCAGGGCTCCAACCACGCGGTGATGCAGTTGGCGTTCGACCAGCACACCGGACGCGTGGTGATCACCAGCGTGATCGACAACCTCACCAAAGGAACTGCCGGCGGAGCCGTGCAGTCCATGAACATTGCCCTTGGCCTGGACGAAACCGCCGGCCTGAACCTGCAGGGAGTAGCACCGTGA
- the argJ gene encoding bifunctional glutamate N-acetyltransferase/amino-acid acetyltransferase ArgJ, with translation MTITAPQGFRAAGIKAGIKASGNPDMALVVNDGPSKAAAAVFTSNRVAAAPVHWSRQVVSDGRVDAIVLNSGGANACTGPQGFQNTHATAEKVAEVLGVSASDVVVCSTGLIGEQLPMDKILPGVDAAFKQLSADGGSAAATAIMTTDSVSKEAVFTGTDAEGKQFTVGGIAKGAGMLAPGLATMLVVLTTDAEVPANELDVVLRDATRVTFDRADSDGCMSTNDTVVLMASGASEALPSTQQLGEAVTRVCAELARKLIGDAEGASHDIAIRTFNAASERDAEIVSRSVARSNLFKAAIFGKDPNWGRVLSAVGTTDAVFEADQLNVAMNGVQICRNGAIGDDRNLVDLEPREVLVEIDLQAGDAEATIWTNDLTHDYVHENSAYSS, from the coding sequence GTGACCATTACCGCACCCCAAGGATTCCGCGCCGCCGGAATCAAAGCCGGCATCAAGGCATCAGGCAACCCGGACATGGCCTTGGTGGTCAACGACGGCCCCTCCAAAGCCGCCGCTGCGGTGTTTACCTCCAACCGCGTGGCTGCTGCCCCCGTCCACTGGTCCCGCCAGGTGGTCAGCGACGGGCGGGTGGATGCGATCGTCCTGAACTCCGGCGGAGCCAACGCGTGCACGGGCCCGCAGGGCTTCCAAAACACCCACGCAACGGCCGAGAAAGTTGCCGAAGTGCTGGGAGTCTCCGCGTCCGACGTCGTGGTGTGTTCCACCGGGCTCATCGGCGAACAGCTGCCCATGGACAAAATCCTTCCGGGCGTTGACGCCGCCTTCAAACAGCTTTCAGCCGACGGCGGCTCCGCAGCGGCAACCGCGATCATGACCACGGACAGCGTGTCCAAGGAAGCCGTCTTCACCGGAACCGATGCCGAAGGCAAGCAGTTCACGGTAGGCGGCATCGCCAAAGGGGCCGGCATGCTGGCCCCAGGCCTGGCCACCATGCTGGTGGTCCTGACCACCGACGCCGAAGTTCCCGCCAATGAGTTGGACGTGGTTCTCCGTGACGCCACCCGCGTCACCTTTGACCGGGCAGACTCGGACGGTTGCATGTCCACCAACGACACCGTGGTGCTGATGGCATCGGGCGCCTCGGAGGCTCTGCCGTCCACCCAACAATTGGGCGAGGCCGTCACACGCGTTTGCGCCGAACTGGCCCGCAAGCTCATTGGCGATGCCGAGGGCGCCAGCCACGACATCGCCATCCGCACCTTCAACGCCGCCAGCGAACGCGATGCCGAAATCGTCAGCCGCAGCGTGGCCCGCTCCAACCTCTTCAAAGCTGCCATCTTCGGCAAGGATCCCAACTGGGGCCGCGTGCTCTCAGCCGTGGGAACCACGGATGCCGTGTTCGAAGCGGACCAGCTCAACGTCGCCATGAACGGTGTGCAGATCTGCCGGAACGGTGCCATCGGTGACGACCGCAACCTGGTGGACCTGGAACCACGCGAAGTGCTGGTGGAAATCGACCTGCAGGCAGGCGACGCCGAAGCCACCATCTGGACCAACGATCTCACGCACGATTACGTGCACGAGAACAGCGCCTACTCAAGCTGA
- the argB gene encoding acetylglutamate kinase, translating into MTANTTDTAAGGRVSVETAHVSAETAQDKAGTLIEALPWIQRFAGTTMVIKYGGNAMVNDDLRRAFAEDIVFLHHVGIHPVVVHGGGPQINAMLGRLGIESEFKGGLRVTTPEAMDVVRMVLTGQVGRELVGLINSHGPYAVGMSGEDGGLLRAVRTGTVVDGEDVDLGLVGEVVGVDPAGITDILDAGRIPVISTVAPEILDDGTGSGPTTGQVLNVNADTAAAAVASALGASKLVILTDVEGLYANWPDKSSLISSLTANELRTMLPKLQSGMIPKMAACLKAIDEGVERAHIVDGRLAHSMLLETFTTAGIGTQVVPDEEVNA; encoded by the coding sequence ATGACTGCGAACACCACCGACACCGCCGCTGGCGGCCGGGTCTCCGTCGAAACGGCCCATGTCTCCGCGGAGACAGCCCAGGACAAGGCCGGCACGCTGATAGAGGCCCTTCCCTGGATCCAACGTTTCGCCGGAACCACCATGGTGATCAAGTACGGCGGCAACGCCATGGTCAACGATGACCTCCGGCGCGCTTTTGCCGAGGACATCGTGTTCCTTCACCACGTGGGCATCCACCCCGTGGTGGTGCACGGCGGTGGACCGCAAATCAACGCGATGCTGGGCAGGCTCGGCATCGAGTCCGAATTCAAGGGTGGCCTCCGCGTCACCACCCCTGAGGCCATGGACGTGGTCCGCATGGTGCTCACGGGCCAGGTGGGCCGCGAACTGGTGGGCCTCATCAATTCGCACGGTCCCTACGCTGTGGGAATGTCCGGGGAAGACGGTGGCCTCCTGCGCGCCGTCCGCACCGGAACCGTGGTGGATGGCGAGGACGTGGACCTCGGCCTGGTGGGCGAGGTCGTGGGCGTGGACCCCGCAGGCATTACGGACATCCTCGACGCCGGTCGCATCCCCGTGATCTCAACCGTGGCCCCGGAGATCCTCGACGACGGCACAGGGTCCGGTCCCACCACGGGCCAGGTCCTCAACGTCAACGCGGACACCGCAGCGGCTGCGGTCGCATCAGCCTTGGGCGCCAGCAAGCTCGTCATCCTCACCGACGTCGAGGGCTTGTACGCCAACTGGCCGGACAAGTCGTCGCTGATTTCCTCACTGACTGCCAACGAGCTGCGGACCATGCTGCCCAAGCTCCAATCAGGCATGATCCCCAAGATGGCGGCATGCCTCAAAGCCATCGACGAGGGCGTGGAACGCGCCCACATCGTGGACGGCCGCCTGGCCCACTCCATGCTGCTGGAAACCTTTACGACGGCGGGCATCGGAACCCAGGTTGTCCCCGACGAGGAAGTGAACGCATGA